The following coding sequences lie in one Chlamydiota bacterium genomic window:
- a CDS encoding GDP-mannose 4,6-dehydratase: MKALITGGAGFIGSHLAEALLREGHHVDVMDDLSTGSIENIQHLKTHKNFHYVIDTIMNDSLLHEWMDHCDVVYHLAAAVGVRLIVESPVRTIDTNIRGTEKVLEAAHFIRSTQSSSKIEFFSYEEAYGEGFEDMQRRVPDISKIKKQIGFQPTTSLDEMIQKVIAYFQMKGAL, encoded by the coding sequence ATGAAGGCATTGATCACGGGGGGTGCGGGTTTTATCGGTTCTCATTTGGCAGAGGCTCTTCTTCGAGAGGGTCATCATGTTGATGTGATGGATGATCTATCGACGGGAAGTATTGAGAATATTCAACATCTTAAAACCCATAAAAATTTTCATTATGTGATTGATACCATTATGAACGATTCTCTTCTTCATGAGTGGATGGATCATTGTGATGTTGTGTATCACTTGGCGGCTGCGGTCGGCGTTCGCCTGATTGTAGAAAGTCCTGTTCGAACCATTGATACCAATATTCGGGGAACGGAAAAGGTTTTAGAGGCGGCTCATTTCATTCGTAGTACTCAAAGTTCTTCTAAAATTGAGTTTTTCTCTTACGAAGAAGCTTACGGTGAAGGATTTGAGGACATGCAAAGAAGAGTTCCAGATATTTCTAAGATTAAGAAACAAATTGGATTTCAGCCGACAACCTCCTTGGATGAAATGATTCAAAAAGTGATTGCGTATTTTCAAATGAAAGGGGCTTTGTGA
- a CDS encoding glycosyltransferase family 2 protein, with the protein MPAYHAEKTLKKTYRDIPKGCYSEVILVDDASGDKTVEIARNLGLTVITHSKNRGYGGNQKTCYQEALKRGADVVVMIHPDDQYDSRLVPYITGFLQTGVCDVVLGNRIRTRRETLRGGMPVYKYLANRFLTLIANLVLGQNMGDGHSGLRAYTRKVLETIPFQNNANDYAFDAQFLAQCVFFGFRIGDIPVPVRYMKEASSINFRKSVLYGFKTLWTLMQYGLQKFRLCRFRIFENFSKKITPPAPLK; encoded by the coding sequence AACTTATCGGGATATTCCTAAAGGATGTTATTCAGAAGTTATTTTGGTGGATGATGCAAGTGGGGATAAGACCGTTGAGATTGCAAGAAATCTAGGGTTGACGGTGATCACTCATTCAAAAAATAGGGGCTATGGAGGAAATCAAAAGACGTGTTACCAGGAGGCGCTCAAGCGAGGAGCGGATGTGGTGGTGATGATTCATCCCGATGATCAATATGACAGCCGGTTGGTTCCCTATATCACAGGATTTCTTCAAACAGGTGTTTGTGATGTCGTTCTTGGAAACCGCATTCGAACACGTCGAGAGACATTGCGGGGAGGAATGCCCGTCTATAAGTATCTTGCCAATCGGTTTTTGACCCTTATTGCAAATCTTGTTTTGGGACAGAATATGGGGGATGGGCACAGTGGTTTACGGGCCTATACGCGGAAAGTCTTAGAAACTATTCCCTTTCAGAATAATGCGAATGATTATGCCTTTGATGCTCAATTTTTAGCGCAATGCGTCTTCTTTGGTTTTCGAATTGGAGATATTCCCGTTCCGGTGCGGTATATGAAAGAAGCCTCGTCCATTAATTTTAGAAAAAGTGTGCTCTATGGTTTTAAAACTTTATGGACGCTGATGCAATATGGGCTTCAAAAATTTAGGTTGTGCCGATTTAGAATATTTGAAAATTTCAGCAAAAAAATAACTCCCCCAGCCCCTCTTAAATAA